From the genome of Flavobacterium luteolum, one region includes:
- a CDS encoding UDP-glucose 6-dehydrogenase codes for MKITKICCIGAGYVGGPTMAVIAQKCPHIQVTVVDLNEQRIADWNDPNPENIPIYEPGLSEIVAEARGRNLFFSTNVDEAIDDAQMIFISVNTPTKTYGKGKGMAADLKYIELCARQIARVAKQNKIVVEKSTLPVRTAEAIKSILDNTGNGVQFQILSNPEFLAEGTAVTDLLNPDRILIGGDTTPEGEEAINSLVDVYSNWVSKDQILTTNVWSSELSKLTANAFLAQRISSINAMSELCEQTGADVSEVARAIGMDSRIGPKFLKASVGFGGSCFQKDILNLVYIAKSYGLNEVADYWEQVIIMNDHQKRRFSNKIVQTLYNTVADKKITFLGWAFKKDTNDTRESAAIYVANDLINEQAKISVYDPKVSENKMLSDLNYLETRSSQENINALNVFENAYEACKDAHAIAVLTEWDEFTTYDWQKIYDSMHKPAFVFDGRNILDAKLLEAIGFVYRGIGS; via the coding sequence ATGAAAATTACAAAAATTTGCTGCATTGGTGCAGGATATGTTGGTGGGCCTACCATGGCAGTTATTGCTCAAAAATGCCCGCACATTCAGGTTACAGTTGTTGATTTAAATGAACAAAGAATAGCTGATTGGAATGATCCAAATCCTGAAAATATTCCAATATATGAACCAGGCCTTTCAGAAATTGTGGCTGAAGCACGAGGAAGAAACCTGTTTTTTTCTACAAATGTTGATGAAGCAATAGACGATGCTCAAATGATATTTATCTCGGTTAATACTCCAACCAAAACTTACGGTAAAGGAAAAGGTATGGCGGCTGATTTAAAATATATCGAGTTATGTGCTAGACAGATTGCAAGAGTGGCGAAACAAAATAAAATTGTAGTTGAGAAATCAACTTTGCCAGTTAGAACGGCCGAAGCAATTAAAAGTATATTAGATAATACTGGAAATGGTGTTCAGTTTCAGATTCTTTCAAATCCTGAATTTTTAGCTGAAGGAACAGCAGTTACAGATTTATTAAATCCAGATAGAATTTTAATTGGTGGTGATACAACTCCAGAAGGAGAAGAGGCAATTAATTCATTGGTGGATGTTTATTCAAATTGGGTAAGTAAAGATCAAATTTTGACAACAAACGTTTGGTCATCAGAATTGTCAAAACTTACCGCAAATGCTTTTTTAGCGCAACGAATTTCTTCGATTAATGCAATGTCGGAATTATGTGAACAAACGGGTGCAGATGTAAGTGAAGTCGCGAGAGCAATTGGAATGGACAGCAGAATTGGTCCTAAATTCTTAAAAGCTTCAGTAGGATTTGGCGGTTCTTGTTTTCAGAAAGATATTCTAAACTTAGTTTACATAGCAAAGTCATATGGATTGAATGAAGTGGCAGATTATTGGGAACAGGTTATTATTATGAATGATCACCAAAAAAGAAGATTTTCAAATAAAATTGTTCAGACTTTGTATAATACAGTAGCTGATAAAAAAATAACTTTTTTAGGTTGGGCTTTCAAGAAAGATACAAACGATACTAGAGAATCAGCAGCAATTTATGTGGCTAATGATTTAATAAACGAACAAGCTAAAATTTCAGTTTACGATCCTAAAGTGTCTGAAAATAAAATGTTGAGTGATTTAAATTATTTGGAAACAAGATCTAGTCAAGAAAATATAAATGCATTAAATGTGTTTGAAAATGCTTATGAAGCATGTAAAGATGCTCATGCAATTGCAGTCTTAACGGAGTGGGACGAATTTACGACTTATGACTGGCAAAAGATTTATGATTCTATGCATAAGCCAGCTTTTGTTTTTGATGGAAGAAATATTTTAGATGCGAAGTTACTTGAGGCTATTGGTTTTGTATATAGAGGAATAGGGTCTTAA
- a CDS encoding MarC family NAAT transporter produces the protein MELFIYLFAALFSVLNPIGTVPIFVGLTQHDSQKERSRISLWTAINVFIILLVSYFIGQYVLTFFGISIDALRIAGGIVIVNSGFSLLSGKFNKKRGINKKIENEAQHRNDIALTPLAIPMLAGPGSMSLLIAFYQEHHEINEVIISTLAILAIAIAIFAILKSAHYLARILGASGIVAISRIVGFIVISIGIQYIVSAIINIIKGNF, from the coding sequence ATGGAATTATTTATTTACTTATTTGCTGCCTTATTCTCAGTACTGAACCCAATTGGAACTGTACCCATTTTTGTTGGTTTAACCCAGCACGATTCTCAGAAAGAAAGATCTCGAATCTCTCTTTGGACTGCGATTAATGTTTTTATCATTTTATTGGTTTCTTATTTTATTGGCCAATATGTTCTAACTTTTTTCGGCATTAGCATCGATGCTTTAAGAATTGCTGGAGGGATCGTAATTGTAAATTCTGGATTCTCTTTATTATCTGGAAAATTCAACAAGAAACGAGGAATCAATAAAAAAATTGAAAACGAAGCACAGCACAGAAATGATATTGCACTTACACCCCTCGCAATCCCAATGCTTGCGGGTCCTGGATCTATGTCACTTTTAATTGCTTTTTATCAAGAACACCATGAAATAAATGAAGTTATAATTTCAACCCTTGCAATCCTTGCAATCGCAATTGCCATCTTTGCTATTCTAAAAAGCGCACATTATTTAGCTAGAATATTGGGAGCCTCGGGTATTGTAGCAATTTCTAGAATTGTTGGCTTTATAGTTATTTCAATTGGAATTCAATATATAGTAAGTGCTATAATCAATATTATTAAAGGGAATTTTTAA
- a CDS encoding citrate synthase → MSKIATLEIDGKKVELPVITGSENESAIDINKLRDLTGYITLDPGYKNSGSCTSEITFLDGEEGILRYRGYSIEDLAEKASFLEVSYLLIFGELPTAKQLEDFENGIKKHSLVNEEMKNIIDGFPKTAHPMGVLSALTSALTAFNPKAVNVDNEKEMYEAICKTMAKFLVIATWTYRKSMGYPLNYYDNTKGYVESFMQLMFKLPTGPYAANPVIVNALDKLFILHADHEQNCSTSTVRMVGSSHAGLFASVSAGVSALWGPLHGGANQAVLEMLEEINKDGGDTDKFLAKAKDKNDPFRLMGFGHRVYKNFDPRAKIIKKAATEVLETLGVEDPILDIARKLEKAALEDEYFKSRNLYPNVDFYSGIIYRALGIPTDMFTVMFAIGRLPGWIAQWKEMRENKEPIGRPRQIYTGHPLREFKSNK, encoded by the coding sequence ATGTCAAAAATAGCTACATTAGAAATAGATGGTAAAAAGGTTGAGCTTCCAGTAATCACAGGAAGTGAAAACGAATCAGCTATCGATATCAACAAATTACGTGATTTAACAGGTTATATTACACTTGATCCAGGTTATAAAAACTCAGGATCTTGTACAAGTGAAATCACTTTCCTAGATGGAGAAGAAGGGATTTTGCGTTACAGAGGGTATTCAATCGAAGATCTTGCTGAAAAAGCTAGTTTCTTAGAGGTTTCATATCTTTTGATTTTTGGTGAATTGCCTACAGCTAAACAATTAGAAGATTTTGAAAATGGTATTAAAAAACATTCTTTGGTAAACGAAGAAATGAAAAATATCATTGACGGTTTCCCTAAAACAGCTCACCCAATGGGCGTGTTGTCTGCTTTAACTAGTGCTTTAACAGCTTTTAACCCAAAAGCAGTTAATGTAGATAACGAGAAAGAAATGTACGAAGCTATTTGTAAAACAATGGCAAAGTTTCTTGTAATTGCTACATGGACTTATAGAAAATCTATGGGGTATCCTTTAAACTACTACGATAATACAAAAGGATATGTAGAAAGCTTCATGCAATTAATGTTTAAATTGCCTACTGGACCTTACGCTGCAAATCCAGTAATTGTAAACGCTTTAGATAAATTATTTATTCTTCATGCTGATCATGAACAAAACTGTTCTACTTCTACAGTTAGAATGGTAGGTTCTTCTCATGCAGGTTTATTTGCTTCAGTTTCTGCGGGAGTTTCTGCGCTTTGGGGGCCTCTTCACGGAGGTGCAAACCAAGCAGTACTTGAAATGCTTGAAGAAATCAACAAAGATGGTGGAGATACAGATAAGTTTTTGGCAAAAGCAAAGGATAAAAATGATCCATTCCGTTTAATGGGATTTGGACACAGAGTGTACAAAAACTTTGATCCAAGAGCTAAAATCATCAAAAAAGCAGCAACAGAAGTATTAGAAACTTTGGGTGTTGAAGATCCAATTTTAGATATTGCAAGAAAATTAGAAAAAGCAGCTCTTGAAGATGAATACTTCAAATCAAGAAACTTATATCCAAACGTTGATTTCTACTCTGGAATTATCTACAGAGCTTTAGGAATTCCAACAGATATGTTTACTGTAATGTTTGCTATTGGAAGATTGCCAGGTTGGATCGCGCAATGGAAAGAGATGCGTGAAAATAAAGAGCCAATCGGAAGACCAAGACAAATTTATACAGGACATCCTTTACGAGAGTTTAAGTCTAATAAATAA
- a CDS encoding polysaccharide biosynthesis/export family protein — protein MTKKSFFLFLLISIFFTSCIPIKDLVYLQDKNESGEQSAIAAVEAKPYRLQVNDVLSINIKAIDPKLVSIFNTTENQSTQTGKSESSLYFDGFTVDDHGNIRMPILGEINVIGYTLEEVRLKIEKKLLEEYFKSEANVFVTVKLAGFRYTINGEVGSTGTKTLFKDNVTILEAVANAGDITTVGNRKEVTVIRQTPTGVQMHNLDLTDVNVMKSPYYYLQPNDYIYVKPLKQKTWGTGQTGIQSIGTIITLLSLATTVYLIIK, from the coding sequence ATGACAAAAAAAAGCTTTTTTCTGTTTCTATTAATTTCAATATTTTTTACTTCATGTATTCCGATTAAAGATTTGGTTTATCTTCAGGATAAAAATGAATCTGGCGAGCAATCAGCGATTGCAGCGGTGGAAGCAAAACCATATCGATTACAGGTAAATGATGTTTTGAGCATTAACATAAAAGCAATAGATCCTAAATTAGTTTCTATTTTTAATACCACAGAAAATCAATCAACTCAAACGGGTAAAAGCGAATCTAGTTTGTATTTTGATGGATTTACAGTTGACGATCATGGAAATATTAGAATGCCAATTTTAGGAGAAATAAATGTAATTGGTTATACTCTTGAAGAAGTTCGTTTAAAAATTGAAAAGAAATTATTAGAAGAATATTTTAAAAGCGAAGCTAATGTTTTTGTTACAGTGAAGTTGGCAGGTTTTAGATATACTATTAATGGAGAGGTAGGAAGTACTGGAACAAAAACATTGTTTAAAGATAATGTAACCATTTTGGAAGCTGTTGCAAATGCAGGAGATATTACGACCGTTGGTAATAGAAAAGAAGTAACGGTAATTCGCCAAACTCCGACTGGTGTGCAAATGCATAATCTTGACCTTACAGATGTGAATGTAATGAAGTCACCTTATTATTATTTACAGCCAAATGATTATATATATGTAAAACCGCTAAAACAAAAAACTTGGGGAACAGGTCAGACGGGAATACAGTCAATAGGAACAATAATTACATTATTGTCTTTAGCTACTACAGTTTACCTAATTATAAAGTAA
- a CDS encoding SDR family oxidoreductase — translation MKSTILITGGAGFIGSNLTEYFLGLGYKVVCLDNFATGHRHNLKDFSNNPDFKLVEGDIRNMSDCVIAVQGADYVLHQAALGSVPRSIKDPITTNDVNVSGFLNMLTAARDAKVKRFVYAASSSTYGDSQGLPKVEDVIGKPLSPYAITKYVNELYAEIFSKTYGLETIGLRYFNVFGRKQDPNGAYAAVIPKFVKQFMNHESPVINGDGNYSRDFTYIDNVIQMNELAMTSKNPEAINSVYNTAFGDRNTLNDLVKYLKEYLSEFDPEIKGIPVIYGENRAGDIPHSLASIEKAKKNLGYSPKYSLQEGLKEAVGWYWNNLK, via the coding sequence ATGAAAAGTACAATTTTGATTACAGGAGGAGCTGGATTTATCGGTTCGAATTTGACGGAGTATTTTTTAGGCTTAGGTTACAAAGTTGTTTGTTTGGACAATTTTGCTACTGGACATCGTCATAATCTGAAAGATTTTTCGAATAATCCAGATTTTAAATTGGTAGAAGGAGATATTCGAAATATGTCTGATTGTGTTATAGCGGTTCAAGGTGCTGATTATGTTTTGCATCAGGCAGCTTTAGGTTCTGTTCCAAGATCAATTAAAGATCCAATTACGACCAATGATGTAAATGTTTCTGGGTTTTTAAATATGCTTACGGCAGCGCGCGATGCCAAAGTAAAACGATTTGTATATGCAGCAAGTTCATCCACTTACGGCGACTCTCAAGGACTGCCAAAAGTTGAGGATGTTATCGGGAAACCACTATCACCTTATGCAATTACTAAATATGTAAATGAGTTATATGCAGAAATTTTCAGTAAAACTTATGGCTTAGAAACAATAGGTTTGCGTTATTTTAATGTTTTTGGAAGAAAGCAAGATCCAAATGGAGCTTACGCCGCGGTAATACCGAAATTCGTAAAACAATTTATGAATCATGAAAGTCCAGTGATCAATGGAGATGGAAATTATTCGCGTGATTTTACCTATATTGATAATGTTATTCAGATGAATGAATTAGCAATGACCTCAAAAAATCCAGAAGCGATCAATTCTGTTTATAATACTGCATTTGGAGATAGGAATACATTGAATGACTTAGTTAAATATTTAAAAGAGTACCTGTCGGAATTTGATCCAGAAATAAAAGGTATTCCAGTCATTTATGGAGAGAATAGAGCCGGAGATATTCCCCATTCATTGGCAAGTATTGAAAAAGCAAAAAAAAACCTAGGGTATAGTCCAAAGTATTCTTTGCAAGAAGGTTTAAAAGAAGCTGTTGGATGGTATTGGAATAATTTAAAATAA
- the recR gene encoding recombination mediator RecR, which yields MEFSSKLIEKAVNEMSQLPGIGKRTALRLVLHLLKQPKEQTAFLSQALLNMREDIKFCESCHNISDTKICEICANPIRNHETICIVEDIRDVMAIENTGQFKGIYHVLGGKISPIEGVGPNQLNISSLVTKVKSGSVSEIIFALSSTMEGDTTNFYIYKQIADSEIIISTIARGISVGDELEYADEITLGRSILHRIPFEKTFKNN from the coding sequence ATGGAATTTTCATCAAAATTAATCGAAAAAGCAGTAAACGAAATGTCGCAATTGCCAGGGATTGGTAAGCGTACAGCTCTTCGATTGGTTCTTCATTTGTTGAAACAGCCGAAAGAACAAACAGCCTTTTTATCTCAAGCGTTATTAAATATGCGTGAGGATATTAAGTTTTGTGAAAGTTGCCATAATATTTCTGATACTAAAATTTGTGAGATCTGTGCTAATCCTATTAGAAATCATGAAACGATATGTATAGTAGAGGATATTAGAGATGTCATGGCAATTGAAAATACTGGGCAATTTAAAGGAATATATCATGTGCTTGGTGGGAAAATTTCTCCTATTGAAGGCGTTGGACCCAATCAATTGAATATTTCTAGTTTGGTGACAAAAGTGAAATCTGGAAGTGTATCAGAGATTATTTTTGCATTAAGTTCAACAATGGAAGGTGATACGACAAATTTTTATATTTATAAACAAATTGCAGATTCTGAGATTATAATCTCAACGATTGCGAGAGGAATATCGGTTGGTGATGAATTGGAATATGCAGATGAAATAACATTAGGGCGAAGCATTTTGCACAGAATACCTTTCGAAAAAACATTTAAAAATAATTAA
- the ctlX gene encoding citrulline utilization hydrolase CtlX, giving the protein MRQNTNAIVMIRPVAFRMNEQTAVNNYYQKVLDGLLPSTVNAKAQQEFDAFVEKLRGVGVDVTVVDDNLETDTPDSIFPNNWVSFHENGDVALYPMFAENRRQERREDILDTLEEKGFEIANIMDYTSAEEDGIFLEGTGSLLLDRANGKAYCALSPRADEELFIEFCEDFDYAPVIFEAFQTVDGERKLIYHTNVMMCLGETFAVICADSIDDKKERKMVLDNLKQDQKEVILISEDQVNNFAGNMLEVRGKDDKRYIVMSASAHQSLTPKQISQLENHAEILSSSLDTIEACGGGSARCMMAEVFLPRA; this is encoded by the coding sequence ATGAGACAAAATACTAATGCAATCGTAATGATTCGCCCAGTTGCATTCAGGATGAATGAACAGACGGCTGTAAATAATTATTATCAAAAAGTATTAGACGGACTTTTACCAAGTACCGTTAATGCAAAAGCGCAACAGGAATTTGATGCCTTTGTAGAAAAGCTTAGGGGGGTGGGTGTAGATGTGACGGTTGTCGATGACAATTTAGAGACTGATACTCCAGATAGTATTTTTCCAAATAATTGGGTTTCATTTCATGAAAATGGAGACGTTGCACTTTATCCTATGTTTGCTGAAAATCGCCGTCAAGAACGTCGTGAAGATATCTTGGATACTCTGGAAGAAAAAGGATTTGAAATTGCGAATATCATGGATTATACTTCTGCAGAAGAAGATGGCATTTTCTTAGAAGGAACAGGAAGTTTGTTATTAGATAGAGCAAACGGAAAAGCGTATTGCGCATTATCGCCAAGAGCAGATGAAGAATTGTTTATTGAATTCTGTGAAGATTTTGATTATGCTCCCGTAATTTTTGAAGCTTTTCAAACTGTTGATGGTGAGCGTAAATTAATTTATCATACCAATGTGATGATGTGTTTAGGTGAAACTTTTGCGGTTATTTGCGCAGATTCTATCGATGATAAGAAAGAACGTAAAATGGTTCTGGATAATCTTAAACAAGATCAGAAAGAAGTAATTCTAATATCAGAAGATCAAGTGAATAACTTTGCTGGAAATATGTTGGAAGTTAGAGGGAAAGATGATAAGAGATATATTGTAATGAGTGCGTCGGCACATCAAAGCTTAACTCCAAAACAAATTTCGCAATTAGAAAACCACGCAGAAATTTTAAGTTCGAGTTTAGATACAATTGAGGCTTGCGGTGGTGGAAGTGCCAGATGTATGATGGCTGAAGTTTTCTTGCCAAGAGCTTAA
- a CDS encoding dimethylarginine dimethylaminohydrolase family protein codes for MLQLNVKNETSRLRAVVLGSAVHNGPTPTIDEAYDPKSLEHIKAGTYPVEKDMVAEMEAFNAVFQKYDVTVYRPQMIENYNQIFARDIGFVIDDIFVKSNILPDRERELDAIQYVIDQIDPLKVVRPPEEVHIEGGDVMLWNDYIFIGTYKGSDYKDYITARTNMHGVNYIKSLFPNKIVKEFDLVKSKLEARDNALHLDCCFQPVGKNKGIIYKRGFREEADYLYLVKLFGKENLFHIERNEMYNMFSNVFSIDENVVVSEKNFTRLNNWLRENGFVVEEIPYAEISKQEGLLRCSTLPLIRD; via the coding sequence ATGTTGCAATTAAATGTAAAGAACGAAACGTCTCGACTTCGTGCTGTAGTTCTGGGTTCTGCTGTTCATAATGGACCAACTCCAACTATAGATGAGGCTTATGATCCTAAATCATTGGAACATATTAAAGCAGGAACTTATCCTGTAGAAAAAGATATGGTTGCTGAAATGGAAGCTTTTAATGCTGTTTTTCAGAAATATGATGTAACTGTTTATCGTCCGCAAATGATTGAAAATTATAATCAGATTTTTGCTAGGGATATTGGGTTTGTAATTGATGATATCTTTGTGAAATCGAATATTCTTCCAGATAGAGAACGTGAATTAGATGCTATTCAATATGTAATTGATCAGATTGATCCATTAAAAGTAGTTCGTCCTCCAGAAGAAGTTCATATCGAAGGAGGAGATGTGATGCTTTGGAATGACTATATTTTTATTGGAACTTATAAAGGAAGCGATTATAAAGATTATATTACTGCAAGAACAAATATGCACGGTGTAAATTATATTAAATCGCTGTTCCCAAATAAAATTGTAAAAGAATTTGATTTAGTGAAATCTAAATTGGAAGCAAGAGATAATGCGTTGCATCTAGATTGTTGTTTTCAGCCGGTTGGAAAAAACAAAGGCATTATTTATAAACGAGGTTTTCGTGAAGAAGCAGATTATCTTTATTTAGTGAAACTTTTTGGTAAAGAAAATCTATTTCATATTGAAAGAAACGAAATGTATAATATGTTTTCAAATGTGTTTTCAATTGATGAAAATGTGGTGGTTTCTGAAAAGAATTTCACAAGATTAAACAACTGGCTTCGTGAAAATGGTTTTGTCGTTGAAGAAATTCCGTATGCTGAAATTTCAAAACAAGAAGGTTTGTTGAGATGTTCGACGCTTCCATTAATTAGAGACTAA
- a CDS encoding polysaccharide biosynthesis tyrosine autokinase: protein MLDIKDFAIFENHSHFDFKGFLLKIVGYWKWFLASLIIAFTIAYQINIRKEKIYEMQTLVSIKEENNPFFTANTSLVFNWGGISDQVNGISTILQSRSHNELVVDKLQFYTDYLEQGKYNLIDSYGAVPFYVDIDKTKGQLANTLIGIKFLSENEYQIQIPFENSSVSLITYGNNSYSNTSVQPITFIKKYKVGESVNLPFLNWKLQINDNPGFYKEKEYFVRFNDFDGTVSRYKSINVDTGRSGGSILTLSLQGTNKARMVDYLNSTVKMLIKIQLDGKNQFATNTIRFIDSTLVAMESQLKQTGNELKSFQKDKNVYEIEGGGSKVSEKIMDFDVEKDQLTRKIAYYNSLKSYLNNSVDYSRLPAPSVAGIEDPNIVANVSKLIALSTQRSEMAYAVKSEKIFKDFDNQMAAVKNVLQENIISAKASLLYDLSLINAKIGQAESTVRRLPAEQQELLKIKRKYDLNDNIYTEFLQKRNEAEIVRASNLSDIHFIDPAKDIGEGLIGPKTSVNYIMALFLGVLIPLLFVLVIFFINNSIQNSEDISKLTQIPLLGVIGFNKDSGSLAVLDKPKSALSEAFRGIRSSLQFLYKKQQVSGSKTLLITSSISGEGKTFCSINIATVFALSEKKTVIVGLDLRKPRLADEFQIKSSLGVVNYLIKQNNLEEITNSTPIPNLDVILSGPIPPNPSELILSDAMKEMVDELKKKYDYIILDTPPVGLVADSLELVQFADVTLYIVRQNYTKKDMITLLNTRLKRGELNNVSIVLNGYENKAKYGTGYGYGYGYGAYSNGYHEEEVKVGFWKSFMNRFKKS from the coding sequence ATGTTAGATATTAAAGACTTTGCCATTTTTGAAAATCATTCTCATTTTGATTTTAAAGGTTTTTTGTTAAAAATTGTAGGCTATTGGAAATGGTTTCTTGCAAGTTTGATTATTGCGTTCACTATCGCTTATCAGATAAACATTCGTAAAGAGAAAATTTATGAAATGCAGACTTTGGTTTCTATTAAAGAAGAAAACAATCCTTTTTTTACTGCAAATACAAGTTTAGTCTTCAATTGGGGAGGGATTTCTGATCAAGTAAATGGTATTTCGACAATCTTACAATCGCGATCTCATAATGAATTGGTGGTAGATAAGCTTCAATTTTATACTGATTATTTAGAACAAGGAAAATATAATTTAATAGATTCATACGGAGCTGTACCATTTTATGTTGACATTGATAAAACAAAAGGACAGCTTGCAAATACATTAATTGGCATAAAGTTTTTAAGTGAAAATGAATATCAAATCCAAATTCCATTTGAAAACAGCTCAGTTTCACTGATTACTTATGGCAATAATTCTTATAGTAATACTTCTGTACAACCGATAACTTTTATAAAGAAATACAAAGTAGGTGAGAGTGTTAATCTTCCATTTTTGAATTGGAAACTTCAAATAAATGACAATCCAGGATTTTATAAAGAAAAGGAATACTTTGTTAGATTTAATGATTTTGATGGAACTGTATCTCGATATAAAAGCATAAATGTTGATACTGGAAGAAGTGGAGGATCAATATTAACTTTGTCATTACAAGGAACAAATAAGGCCAGGATGGTTGATTATTTGAATTCTACTGTAAAAATGCTTATTAAAATACAGCTTGATGGGAAAAATCAATTTGCGACAAATACTATTAGATTTATTGATAGCACACTTGTGGCAATGGAATCTCAGCTTAAACAAACAGGTAACGAATTAAAATCTTTTCAAAAAGATAAAAATGTTTACGAAATAGAAGGTGGTGGTTCTAAAGTTTCAGAGAAAATAATGGATTTCGATGTTGAAAAGGATCAGCTAACTAGAAAAATAGCTTATTATAATTCGTTAAAATCATATTTAAATAATAGTGTCGATTATTCAAGATTGCCAGCTCCTTCTGTTGCTGGAATTGAAGATCCAAATATTGTGGCAAATGTTTCTAAGCTTATTGCACTTTCTACTCAAAGATCTGAAATGGCTTATGCGGTAAAAAGCGAAAAAATATTTAAAGATTTTGACAACCAGATGGCAGCAGTAAAAAATGTTCTTCAAGAGAATATTATTAGTGCAAAAGCATCTTTATTGTATGATTTATCTTTGATAAATGCAAAAATTGGTCAGGCGGAAAGTACAGTAAGAAGACTCCCAGCCGAACAGCAGGAATTGCTAAAGATTAAAAGAAAATATGATTTAAATGATAATATTTATACAGAATTCCTTCAGAAGAGAAATGAAGCAGAAATTGTAAGAGCATCTAACCTGTCAGATATTCATTTTATTGATCCAGCAAAAGATATAGGAGAAGGTTTAATTGGTCCTAAAACCTCTGTAAATTATATAATGGCTTTGTTTTTAGGGGTTTTAATTCCGTTGTTATTTGTATTGGTAATTTTTTTCATTAACAATTCAATTCAAAATAGTGAAGATATTAGTAAGCTAACTCAGATTCCACTGCTTGGAGTTATTGGGTTTAATAAGGATTCTGGTAGTTTGGCAGTTTTGGACAAACCCAAATCGGCTCTTTCAGAAGCTTTTAGAGGGATACGTTCTTCACTTCAGTTTTTATATAAAAAACAGCAAGTTAGCGGATCAAAAACACTACTGATTACCTCTTCAATTAGTGGTGAAGGTAAAACATTCTGTTCGATTAATATTGCTACAGTTTTTGCTTTAAGTGAAAAGAAAACAGTAATTGTTGGTTTAGATTTGCGAAAACCAAGATTGGCAGATGAATTTCAAATAAAGTCGTCTTTGGGAGTTGTCAATTATTTAATTAAACAAAATAATTTGGAAGAGATAACTAATTCGACTCCAATTCCAAATTTAGATGTAATTCTTTCTGGACCAATTCCCCCAAATCCTTCGGAGTTAATTTTAAGCGATGCGATGAAAGAAATGGTTGATGAACTGAAAAAGAAATACGATTATATCATTTTAGATACTCCACCAGTTGGTTTAGTGGCAGATTCACTAGAATTAGTTCAGTTTGCAGATGTAACACTGTATATAGTAAGACAGAATTATACTAAGAAAGATATGATAACGTTGTTAAATACCAGACTTAAGCGTGGAGAGCTAAACAATGTGAGTATTGTGTTGAATGGTTATGAAAATAAAGCAAAATATGGTACGGGCTACGGATATGGATATGGTTATGGAGCTTATTCAAATGGTTATCATGAAGAGGAAGTCAAAGTTGGTTTTTGGAAATCATTTATGAATCGGTTTAAAAAAAGCTAA
- a CDS encoding CoA-binding protein — protein sequence MKSKKTLVIGASTNPERYSFRAVNMLVGKGHSVLAIGQKAGEVVGVKIQTKAIPVKNIDTITLYLNPARQRDYYNYIIEAHPKRVIFNPGTENPELYQLLELNDIQIEVACTLVLLATNQY from the coding sequence ATGAAAAGCAAAAAAACATTAGTTATAGGAGCTTCAACAAATCCAGAACGTTATTCATTCAGAGCTGTTAATATGCTTGTAGGAAAAGGGCACTCGGTGCTAGCAATAGGACAAAAAGCAGGTGAGGTTGTTGGAGTGAAAATTCAGACTAAAGCAATACCGGTTAAAAATATTGATACGATTACATTGTATTTAAATCCCGCTCGTCAAAGAGATTATTATAATTATATTATTGAGGCACATCCTAAGCGTGTAATTTTTAATCCTGGAACTGAAAATCCAGAATTGTATCAATTATTAGAATTAAATGATATTCAAATTGAAGTGGCTTGTACATTAGTTTTGCTAGCTACAAATCAATATTAA